A window of Symphalangus syndactylus isolate Jambi chromosome 24, NHGRI_mSymSyn1-v2.1_pri, whole genome shotgun sequence contains these coding sequences:
- the PTPRA gene encoding receptor-type tyrosine-protein phosphatase alpha isoform X12: MIWEQNTATIVMVTNLKERKECKCAQYWPDQGCWTYGNIRVSVEDVTVLVDYTVRKFCIQQVGDMTNRKPQRLITQFHFTSWPDFGVPFTPIGMLKFLKKVKACNPQYAGAIVVHCSAGVGRTGTFVVIDAMLDMMHTERKVDVYGFVSRIRAQRCQMVQTDMQYVFIYQALLEHYLYGDTELEVTSLETHLQKIYNKIPGTSNNGLEEEFKKLTSIKIQNDKMRTGNLPANMKKNRVLQIIPYEFNRVIIPVKRGEENTDYVNASFIDGYRQKDSYIASQGPLLHTIEDFWRMIWEWKSCSIVMLTELEERGQEKCAQYWPSDGLVSYGDITVELKKEEECESYTVRDLLVTNTRENKSRQIRQFHFHGWPEVGIPSDGKGMISIIAAVQKQQQQSGNHPITVHCSAGAGRTGTFCALSTVLERVKAEGILDVFQTVKSLRLQRPHMVQTLEQYEFCYKVVQEYIDAFSDYANFK, from the exons ATGATCTGGGAACAAAACACAGCCACCATCGTCATGGTTACCAAcctgaaggagagaaaggag tgcAAGTGCGCCCAGTACTGGCCAGACCAAGGCTGCTGGACCTATGGGAATATTCGGGTGTCTGTAGAGGATGTGACTGTCCTGGTGGACTACACAGTACGGAAGTTCTGCATCCAGCAG GTGGGCGACATGACCAACAGAAAGCCACAGCGCCTCATCACTCAGTTCCACTTTACCAGCTGGCCAGACTTTGGGGTGCCTTTTACCCCGATCGGCATGCTCAAGTTCCTCAAGAAGGTGAAGGCCTGTAACCCTCAGTATGCAGGGGCCATCGTGGTCCACTGCAG TGCAGGTGTAGGGCGTACAGGTACCTTTGTCGTCATTGATGCCATGCTGGACATGATGCATACAGAACGGAAGGTGGACGTGTATGGCTTTGTGAGCCGGATCCGGGCACAGCGCTGCCAGATGGTGCAAACGGAT ATGCAGTATGTCTTCATATACCAAGCCCTTCTGGAGCATTATCTCTATGGAGATACAGAACTGGAAGTGACCTCTCTAGAAACCCACCTGCAGAAAATTTACAACAAAATCCCAGGGACCAGCAACAATGGATTAGAGGAGGAGTTTAAG AAGTTAACATCAATCAAAATCCAGAATGACAAGATGCGGACTGGAAACCTTCCAGCCAACATGAAGAAGAACCGTGTTTTACAGATCATTCCAT ATGAATTCAACAGAGTGATCATTCCAGTTAAGCGGGGCGAAGAGAATACAGACTATGTGAACGCATCCTTTATTGAT GGCTACCGGCAGAAGGACTCCTATATCGCCAGCCAGGGCCCTCTTCTCCACACAATTGAGGACTTCTGGCGAATGATCTGGGAGTGGAAATCCTGCTCTATCGTGATGCTAACAGAACTGGAGGAGAGAGGCCAG GAGAAGTGTGCCCAGTACTGGCCATCTGATGGACTGGTGTCCTATGGAGATATTACAGTGGAactgaagaaggaggaggaatgtgAGAGCTACACCGTCCGAGACCTCCTGGTCACCAACACCAGG GAGAATAAGAGCCGGCAGATCCGGCAGTTCCACTTCCATGGCTGGCCTGAAGTGGGCATCCCCAGTGACGGAAAAGGCATGATCAGCATCATCGCCGCCgtgcagaagcagcagcagcagtcagGGAACCACCCCATCACCGTGCACTGCAG CGCTGGGGCAGGAAGGACGGGGACCTTCTGTGCCCTGAGCACCGTCCTGGAGCGTGTGAAGGCAGAGGGGATTTTGGATGTCTTCCAGACTGTCAAGAGCCTGCGGCTACAGAGGCCACACATGGTCCAGACACTG